The following are encoded in a window of Brettanomyces bruxellensis chromosome 9, complete sequence genomic DNA:
- a CDS encoding uncharacterized protein (MEROPS:MER0002728) yields MGESDPLLLKNTGKSRHVKLQALWKIFITALAVTITLLWWLRQINGCNKISYPPLPKIPAHVPYLKGATFNPDENLTIVAKHGAVASDIEKCSQMGVEILKKGGFAADAAVTTCLCIGTVDTMYSSGIGGGAFITTKLANETGALSIDAREMAPGAAYRDMFKGREIASKYGGLAVAIPGELRGLYTLYKSHGSGNLSWSKLVSPVAELARSGWNATQLLPGALSSQTEALKLYRKDWDFVYNKDGSLKKAGDFVSRPELADTFDMIAKNGSDAIFYDPKGPIAPFLAEKVRQYGGILTAEDFARYKVVVEPALQFHGFSERNLTIYSPAGSSSGVALLAAIEVFNGLKNDCDQTDFTPVATQRLVESMKWLASVRTHLGDIGVYNMNKTAREDHTYRYQQFLKPEWAEHTRKKIHDDRTLDSWKEYQPAYQPNESHGTSSLSVVDQWGNAVSITTTVNLLFGSMVHDPVTGVIMNDEMDDFSVPTTKNAFELRPSIFNYIEPYKRPLSSCSQSLVVDPKTGKIDMLIGAAGGSRIPTAIFQTLVRTYFYGMDILEALAFPRLHHQLIPEILYIESPSNSTLENAMLNRGHKVEIVGHLTAMNAIRLKNNTIYAQSDYWRKLGRAAGY; encoded by the coding sequence ATGGGGGAATCCGAccctcttcttttgaaaaatacaggGAAAAGCCGACACGTGAAGTTGCAAGCTCTGTGGAAGATATTTATCACAGCACTTGCCGTTACAATTACCCTTCTATGGTGGCTTAGGCAAATAAATGGGTGCAATAAAATTAGCTACCCACCACTTCCCAAGATACCGGCACATGTGCCATATTTGAAAGGGGCAACGTTCAATCCAGATGAGAATTTGACCATTGTGGCAAAGCACGGTGCTGTTGCATCGGATATAGAGAAATGCTCACAGATGGGTGTggaaatattgaagaaaGGAGGATTTGCAGCTGATGCAGCCGTTACAACTTGTCTTTGTATCGGCACTGTAGATACGATGTACTCATCAGGAATTGGTGGAGGGGCATTCATTACTACCAAGCTTGCAAATGAAACAGGAGCACTTTCAATAGATGCTAGAGAAATGGCACCTGGTGCAGCTTATCGTGACATGTTTAAGGGACGAGAGATAGCATCCAAATATGGTGGACTTGCGGTGGCTATACCAGGGGAGCTTCGAGGATTGTACACGCTCTACAAATCTCATGGTTCAGGAAACCTCTCTTGGTCAAAGTTAGTTTCCCCCGTTGCAGAACTTGCGAGAAGTGGCTGGAATGCAACACAATTGCTCCCAGGTGCTCTCAGCTCACAGACAGAAGCCCTCAAATTATACAGAAAGGACTGGGATTTTGTATATAACAAGGATGGATCGTTGAAAAAGGCGGGTGACTTTGTCTCAAGGCCAGAACTTGCAGACACTTTTGACATGATTGCAAAGAACGGCTCGGATGCGATTTTCTACGATCCCAAAGGGCCCATAGCACCATTCTTGGCGGAAAAAGTTCGTCAATATGGTGGAATTTTGACTGCCGAAGATTTTGCGCGCTATAAAGTTGTGGTTGAACCTGCGTTACAATTTCACGGCTTCTCTGAGAGGAACCTAACTATTTATTCACCAGCCGGTTCCTCTTCAGGTGTGGCATTGTTAGCTGCAATTGAAGTATTTAACGGCTTGAAAAACGACTGTGATCAAACTGATTTTACTCCTGTTGCCACACAAAGGTTGGTAGAATCAATGAAGTGGTTGGCAAGTGTGCGGACACACCTTGGTGATATTGGTGTGTATAACATGAACAAGACGGCACGCGAAGACCATACCTATAGATACCAGCAATTTCTTAAGCCGGAATGGGCCGAGCACaccagaaaaaaaatacacgATGATAGAACTTTGGACTCATGGAAAGAATATCAACCGGCCTATCAACCCAACGAGTCTCATGGCACCTCATCATTAAGTGTTGTAGATCAATGGGGGAATGCAGTGTCAATAACGACCACTGTAAATCTTTTGTTTGGGTCGATGGTTCATGATCCGGTTACAGGTGTTATAATGAATGATGAAATGGATGATTTTTCCGTCCCAACTACAAAAAATGCGTTTGAATTGAGGCCATCCATCTTCAATTACATTGAACCATATAAAAGACCACTTTCATCGTGCTCACAGTCTCTTGTAGTTGATCCAAAGACAGGAAAGATAGATATGCTAATTGGAGCTGCAGGGGGCTCCAGAATACCGACAGCAATTTTCCAAACGCTTGTAAGAACATATTTTTACGGGATGGACATTCTCGAAGCCCTCGCATTTCCCCGGCTCCACCATCAGCTCATTCCAGAGATTCTTTATATAGAGAGTCCTTCAAACTCGACATTAGAGAATGCAATGCTGAATCGGGGTCACAAGGTGGAAATCGTCGGCCATCTTACTGCAATGAATGCTATCCGGTTAAAGAACAACACAATATATGCTCAGAGTGATTATTGGAGAAAGCTTGGCCGGGCAGCTGGATACTAA
- a CDS encoding uncharacterized protein (MEROPS:MER0011785): MIALNKNKKDVENEQHPGTKLSSLPKTAAYSVSESFKLYFGGKPMKYYEDQLLSNLEFYNKPAKDRRSEIIDTSIDKDGNFIHEFYVENTLPPTKGGEPIEIVLIHGYGAALGFFYRNFEGLTSIPGTKLHAIDLLGFGLSSRPTFPNINGDTIEGVKKAEAFFNDSLEKWRIARGIEGKYVLMAHSLGGYLIGPYYLKYGKGHISKMVMISPVGVERSDASLINLDGTIQQKERKSLDEDYKIAKEQGVNLSREISRVSYADDEEAEEQPSIIDSLKHIDTNRDEWDKLSVASDAQENEIQNLMKQFRGRVQPGKFFASLWKKNFSPLQIVRMMGPFAPKLTAGWTWNRFREIKNEDEIRQINNYTSKIFLAKGSGEYALTRILAPGALAKLPLMDRLPGNLEIDTLWLYGQYDWMSKKDGYKICNEINHYNLNKPQGHARFRVISNAGHHVYVDNPGDFEYQVVKFLKGE; this comes from the coding sequence ATGATTGCATTAAACAAGAATAAGAAGGATGTTGAAAACGAGCAACATCCAGGGACAAAGCTCTCTTCTTTGCCTAAAACAGCTGCCTATTCCGTATCGGAATCCTTCAAGTTATACTTTGGTGGGAAACCAATGAAGTATTACGAGGATCAATTACTGTCAAATCTTGAATTCTACAATAAACCAGCGAAAGATCGCAGGTCCGAAATAATAGATACTTCAATAGACAAGGATGGCAATTTTATTCATGAATTTTACGTTGAAAATACGTTACCACCTACAAAAGGCGGGGAACCTATTGAGATTGTCCTTATACATGGTTATGGTGCAGCTCTGGGGTTCTTTTATCGGAATTTTGAGGGCCTTACGAGTATTCCAGGAACAAAGCTGCATGCAATTGATCTCCTAGGCTTTGGCTTGTCGAGTAGACCTACATTTCCGAACATTAATGGTGATACGATTGAAGGCGTTAAAAAAGCCGAAGCCTTTTTTAACGATTCATTggaaaaatggagaataGCACGAGGAATTGAGGGGAAATATGTTTTAATGGCCCACTCATTGGGCGGCTACTTGATTGGTCCGTATTATCTCAAATATGGAAAGGGACATATCAGTaagatggtgatgattTCTCCTGTTGGTGTCGAACGGAGTGATGCATCATTGATTAATTTGGACGGAACTATTCAgcaaaaggaaagaaagagttTGGATGAAGATTATAAAATTGCAAAGGAACAGGGTGTAAATTTATCAAGAGAGATAAGTAGAGTCAGTTATGCTGATGACGAGGAAGCTGAGGAACAACCATCCATAATTGATAGCCTTAAACATATTGATACAAATAGGGATGAATGGGATAAACTTTCAGTTGCATCAGATGCCCAGGAGAATGAAATACAAAATCTCATGAAGCAATTTAGAGGCAGGGTTCAACCAGGAAAGTTCTTTGCAAGTCTctggaagaagaatttttcaccattACAAATTGTTCGTATGATGGGACCATTTGCACCAAAATTAACCGCAGGATGGACATGGAACAGATTTAGGGAGATTAAGAATGAGGACGAAATAAGACAAATCAACAACTAtacttcaaaaatattcttgGCCAAGGGATCTGGTGAATATGCTCTAACCAGGATTCTTGCGCCCGGCGCACTTGCAAAACTGCCATTAATGGACAGACTTCCCGGAAACCTTGAGATCGACACATTATGGCTGTATGGCCAGTATGATTGGATGTCCAAGAAAGATGGGTATAAAATTTGTAATGAAATCAATCATTACAATTTAAACAAACCGCAGGGTCACGCTAGATTTAGAGTGATCAGTAATGCAGGCCATCATGTTTATGTCGACAATCCCGGTGATTTCGAGTATCAGGTCgtgaaatttttaaaaggaGAATGA